A single region of the Sorghum bicolor cultivar BTx623 chromosome 7, Sorghum_bicolor_NCBIv3, whole genome shotgun sequence genome encodes:
- the LOC110437302 gene encoding protein FAR1-RELATED SEQUENCE 5-like: MCQCNTFNSGLVCYYCLPSCLLELKEKGDDQQHMWGTDPNYLMMNSELNWQGSYTGLMMEQMRNSQEDNMVPTMLQDPYASYTSLLLGNEPELQGLYNKGKDTFTTTETEFTEDTEIAGLQHETMEGETYNWRTDIFSNMNIQEETMQSTTTTSTMAESAGVHDLLQGTSHSIEQANSNEISDRIEQDNHNTNDQEGEQILIEEEIEAFIQSEQKAASEGNNADSNSRYTPQLGMEFDSKEDAHHFFHFYGFLAGFQIISTHTTRTTDKRRNNEIVKAKMRCQSYGKTRKKKINGDEEQEIQVESNSNDKGKKRKTNVQVKTNCPVVMVVKLIGTNRRVIRLELDHNHPLQPDNRQQLFSGHKYMTEMEKAIIRTLNDNNIETRKMISVLSYLRGGVTALPYKKKDVANFRTKLNREITGSDMRQALNYFTEKKSKDPSFFYKFDVNEHLRVKNIFWRDADSMKYYAEYGDCLSFDTTYMTNKYNLPFAPFVGVTGHGHTCFFGCAFICDETTDTFKWLFETFIEAMGGKHPVTIITDQDAAMKAAIQQVFPDTKHRNCLFHIKKKCYNKNLKCFASNEGLPEEFEDIIGNSLTVEEFETLWTNMIADYKLENNKYFNKMWEMRERFVPVYFKNDFFPFLQSTGRSEGTNARIKHNVGPTYSITSFIKEYQRIVDATNIAEAREDHANKQKTPKHMEFGYSIELQAMEMYNRNIFNKFMTQLKATTRLNYRQMEQQGQYEVWEKANQVHSRHRLRRYIVITDLTQGTDDYSCICSKFNKDGILCSHILKIMVETEVSKIPDKYIIERWRKKERKMNLKRVQTTNATDDILRFNILSREAAQLTSKGSSNEEAMEYLLDEFKRIGKNLDIMLTSGNGTTPEVIEVAGGSREAQHSRDQAIHGSDDGSTLQEPETIKKKGRPEKPKRWKDIVEQEREKAKKKSKEEHKERRKLK, from the exons ATGTGTCAATGCAACACGTTCAATTCAGGTCTGGTGTGCTACTACTGCCTGCCCAGTTGCCTGCTG GAACTAAAAGAGAAGGGGGACGATCAGCAGCACATGTGGGGAACAGATCCAAATTACCTGATGATGAACTCAGAATTGAATTGGCAAGGAAGTTACACAGGCCTAATGATGGAGCAAATGAGAAACTCACAAGAAGACAACATGGTACCTACAATGCTCCAG GACCCATATGCATCATATACATCTCTGCTGCTTGGCAAT GAACCTGAATTGCAAGGTTTATACAATAAAGGGAAAGATACATTCACAACTACTGAAACTGAATTTACAGAAGACACGGAG ATAGCAGGGCTCCAACATGAAACAATGGAAGGAGAAACCTACAATTGGAGAACAGATATTTTCAGCAATATGAACATTCAAGAG GAAACCATGCAGAGCACTACAACAACAAGTACTATGGCAGAATCAGCAGGAGTACATGATCTACTACAAGGGACATCACATAGCATCGAGCAGGCAAACTCAAATGAAATCTCAGACAGAATTGAACAAGACAACCACAACACAAATGACCAAGAAGGAGAACAAATACTAATagaagaggagattgaagcatttATACAATCAGAACAAAAGGCAGCAAGTGAGGGGAACAATGCAGATAGTAATAGCAGATACACACCGCAGTTGGGAATGGAATTTGACAGCAAGGAAGATGCCCACCATTTCTTCCACTTCTATGGATTCTTAGCAGGTTTTCAAATCATCAGCACACATACAACAAGGACTACAGACAAGAGAAGAAATAATGAAATTGTCAAAGCTAAAATGAGATGCCAAAGCTATGGCAAAACTAGAAAGAAGAAAATAAACGGGGATGAAGAACAAGAAATACAAGTTGAATCAAACAGCAATGACAaagggaaaaaaagaaagacaaATGTGCAAGTGAAAACAAACTGCCCAGTAGTGATGGTGGTCAAGCTTATTGGAACAAATCGGAGGGTCATAAGGTTAGAACTAGATCACAATCATCCACTTCAACCTGATAACAGACAACAGCTATTCAGTGGACATAAGTATATGACTGAAATGGAAAAAGCAATCATTAGAACACTGAATGACAACAACATAGAAACAAGAAAGATGATTTCAGTACTATCCTATTTGAGGGGAGGTGTCACTGCTCTACCATACAAGAAAAAAGATGTAGCTAATTTTAGAACAAAACTGAACAGAGAAATTACTGGATCTGACATGAGGCAGGCACTGAACTACTTCACAGAAAAGAAAAGCAAGGACCCGTCATTCTTCTACAAGTTTGATGTAAATGAACATCTCAGAGTAAAAAATATATTCTGGAGAGATGCAGATTCAATGAAGTATTATGCTGAATATGGAGACTGCCTAAGCTTTGACACTACATACATGACAAACAAATACAACCTACCCTTTGCACCATTTGTAGGAGTCACAGGACATGGACACACTTGCTTCTTTGGATGTGCCTTTATATGTGATGAGACAACTGATACTTTCAAATGGCTCTTTGAAACATTCATAGAAGCAATGGGGGGAAAGCATCCAGTCACAATCATAACAGATCAAGACGCTGCAATGAAGGCAGCTATACAACAAGTATTCCCTGATACAAAACACAGGAATTGCTTGTTCCATATCAAGAAGAAATGCTACAACAAAAATCTTAAATGCTTTGCAAGCAATGAAGGCTTACCAGAGGAGTTCGAAGATATCATAGGCAACAGCTTGACAGTAGAAGAATTCGAAACCCTATGGACAAATATGATTGCAGATTACAAGCTAGAAAACAACAAGTACTTCAACAAGATGTGGGAAATGAGGGAGAGATTCGTACCAGTGTACTTCAAGAATGATTTTTTCCCATTTCTACAAAGCACAGGAAGAAGTGAGGGCACCAATGCCAGGATCAAACACAATGTAGGGCCTACATACAGCATCACAAGCTTCATTAAAGAGTACCAGAGAATAGTTGATGCAACAAACATAGCAGAAGCGAGGGAAGACCACGCTAACAAACAGAAAACTCCTAAGCACATGGAATTTGGATACAGTATTGAGCTACAAGCAATGGAGATGTATAATAGAAACATATTCAACAAGTTCATGACACAGCTAAAAGCTACAACAAGactaaattatagacaaatggAACAACAAGGTCAGTATGAGGTATGGGAGAAAGCAAATCAAGTACATAGCAGACATAGATTGAGGAGATACATAGTCATTACTGACCTGACACAGGGGACAGACGATTATAGTTGCATATGTAGCAAATTCAACAAGGATGGAATACTGTGCTCCCATATCCTCAAAATAATGGTAGAAACAGAAGTAAGCAAGATTCCAGATAAATACATAATAGAGAGgtggagaaaaaaagaaagaaagatgaACCTGAAAAGGGTACAGACAACAAATGCAACAGATGACATCCTCAGATTCAACATACTGTCAAGAGAAGCAGCACAATTAACTTCAAAAGGATCATCAAATGAAGAAGCAATGGAATACCTATTAGATGAGTTCAAAAGAATTGGAAAAAATCTGGACATCATGCTAACATCAGGAAATGGAACAACACCTGAAGTAATTGAAGTTGCAGGAGGGTCTAGAGAAGCACAGCATAGTAGAGACCAAGCAATACATGGTTCAGATGATGGATCAACTTTACAGGAACCAGAAACCATTAAAAAGAAGGGGAgaccagaaaagccaaaaagatGGAaagatatagtagaacaagaaaGAGAGAAAGCAAAAAAGAAAAGCAAAGAAGAACACAAAGAAAGGAGAAAGCTCAAGTAA